The following proteins are encoded in a genomic region of Montipora foliosa isolate CH-2021 unplaced genomic scaffold, ASM3666993v2 scaffold_461, whole genome shotgun sequence:
- the LOC137989499 gene encoding uncharacterized protein yields MLLKISLILAVCAFLINLPNAASDTVGFETIGCFKDTSNRAIQPLEGKDSILDGSYGARKNAIAKCAAAAMRKGYKMFAVQHGGWCAASATADQTFDKYGKSAACGSDGEGGPWANQVYVIKGFETIGCFKDTSNRAIQPLEGKDSILDGSYGARKNAIAKCAVAAMRKGYKMFAVQHGGWCAASATADQTFDKYGKSAACGSDGEGGPWANQVYVIKGFETIGCFKDTSNRAIQPLEGKDSILDGSYGARKNAIAKCAAAAMRKGYKMFAVQHGGWCAASATADQTFDKYGKSAACGSDGEGGPWANQVYVIKGFETIGCFKDTSNRAIQPLEGKDSILDGSYGARKNAIAKCAVAAMRKGYKMFAVQHGGWCAASATADQTFDKYGKSAACGSDGEGGPWANQVYVIKGFETIGCFKDTSNRAIQPLEGKDSILDGSYGARKNAIAKCAAAAMRKGYKMFAVQHGGWCAASATADQTFDKYGKSAACGSDGEGGPWANQVYVIKGFETIGCFKDTSNRAIQPLEGKDSILDGSYGARKNAIAKCAVAAIRKGYKMFAVQHGGWCAASATADQTFDKYGKSAACGSDGEGGPWANQVYVIKGFETIGCFKDTSNRAIQPLEGKDSILDGSYGARKNAIAKCAVAAMRKGYKMFAVQHGGWCAASATADQTFDKYGRSAVCRSDGEGGPWANQVYVIKGFETIGCFKDTSNRAIQPLEGKDSILDGSYGARKNAIAKCAAAAMRKGYKMFAVQHGGWCAASATADQTFDKYGRSAACGSDGEGGPWANQVYVIKGFETIGCFKDTSNRAIQPLEGKDSILDGSYGVRKNAIAKCAVAAMRKGYKMFAVQHGGWCAASATADQTFDKYGKSAACGSDGEGGPWANQVYVIKETQ; encoded by the exons ATGCTTCTGAAGATTTCCCTGATTTTG GCCGTATGTGCTTTCCTTATCAATCTTCCAAACGCTGCTAGCGACACCGTTG gttttgaaaccatcggctgcttcaaagacacctccaatagagccatccaaccattggaaggaaaagattccattctggatggatcttatggtgctcgaaagaacgccattgcaaagtgcgccgcggctgcaatgagaaaaggatacaagatgtttgcagttcaacatggaggatggtgcgcagccagtgctacagcggaccagaccttcgacaagtacggcaaatctgcagcctgtgggtccgatggcgaaggtggaccgtgggccaatcaggtttatgtcatcaaag gttttgaaaccatcggctgcttcaaagacacctccaatcgagccatccaaccattggaaggaaaagattccattctggatggatcttatggtgctcgaaagaacgccattgcaaagtgcgccgtggctgcaatgagaaaagggtacaagatgtttgcagttcaacatggaggatggtgcgcagccagtgctacagcggaccagaccttcgacaagtacggcaaatctgcagcctgtgggtccgatggcgaaggtggaccgtgggccaatcaggtttatgtcatcaaag gttttgaaaccatcggctgcttcaaagacacctccaatcgagccatccaaccattggaaggaaaagattccattctggatggatcttatggtgctcgaaagaacgccattgcaaagtgcgccgcggctgcaatgagaaaaggatacaagatgtttgcagttcaacatggaggatggtgcgcagccagtgctacagcggaccagaccttcgacaagtacggcaaatctgcagcctgtgggtccgatggcgaaggtggaccgtgggccaatcaggtttatgtcatcaaag gttttgaaaccatcggctgcttcaaagacacctccaatcgagccatccaaccattggaaggaaaagattccattctggatggatcttatggtgctcgaaagaacgccattgcaaagtgcgccgtggctgcaatgagaaaagggtacaagatgtttgcagttcaacatggaggatggtgcgcagccagtgctacagcggaccagacCTTCGACAAGTACGGCAAATCTGCAGCTTGTGGGTCCGATGGCGAAGGTGGACCGtgggccaatcaggtttatgtcatcaaag gttttgaaaccatcggctgcttcaaagacacctccaatcgagccatccaaccattggaaggaaaagattccattctggatggatcttatggtgctcgaaagaacgccattgcaaagtgcgccgcggctgcaatgagaaaaggatacaagatgtttgcagttcaacatggaggatggtgcgcagccagtgctacagcggaccagaccttcgacaagtacggcaaatctgcagcctgtgggtccgatggcgaaggtggaccgtgggccaatcaggtttatgtcatcaaag gttttgaaaccatcggctgcttcaaagacacctccaatcgagccatccaaccattggaaggaaaagattccattctggatggatcttatggtgctcgaaagaacgccattgcaaagtgcgccGTGGCTGCAATAAGAAAAGGGtacaagatgtttgcagttcaacatggaggatggtgcgcagccagtgctacagcggaccagaccttcgacaagtacggcaaatctgcagcctgtgggtccgatggcgaaggtggaccgtgggccaatcaggtttatgtcatcaaag gttttgaaaccatcggctgcttcaaagacacctccaatcgagcaatccaaccattggaaggaaaagattccattctggatggatcttatggtgctcgaaagaacgccattgcaaagtgcgccgtggctgcaatgagaaaagggtacaagatgtttgcagttcaacatggaggatggtgcgcagccagtgctacagcggaccagacCTTCGACAAGTACGGCAGATCTGCAGTCTGTAGGTCCGATGGCGAAGGTGGACCGtgggccaatcaggtttatgtcatcaaag gttttgaaaccatcggctgcttcaaagacacctccaatcgagccatccaaccattggaaggaaaagattccattctggatggatcttatggtgctcgaaagaacgccattgcaaagtgcgccgcggctgcaatgagaaaaggatacaagatgtttgcagttcaacatggaggatggtgcgcagccagtgctacagcggaccagaccttcgacaagtacggcagatctgcagcctgtgggtccgatggcgaaggtggaccgtgggccaatcaggtttatgtcatcaaag gttttgaaaccatcggctgcttcaaagacacctccaatcgagccatccaaccattggaaggaaaagattccattctggatGGATCTTATGGTGTtcgaaagaacgccattgcaaagtgcgccgtggctgcaatgagaaaagggtacaagatgtttgcagttcaacatggaggatggtgcgcagccagtgctacagcggaccagaccttcgacaagtacggcaaatctgcagcctgtgggtccgatggcgaaggtggaccgtgggccaatcaggtttatgtcatcaaag